From Pleuronectes platessa chromosome 17, fPlePla1.1, whole genome shotgun sequence, one genomic window encodes:
- the ddx1 gene encoding ATP-dependent RNA helicase DDX1 yields MAAFGEMGVMPEIAQAVEEMEWLLPTDIQAESIPLILGGGDVLMAAETGSGKTGAFSIPVIQIVYETLKDEQEGKKGRGSVKSGGAIFNNWQMNPYDRSTAFAIGADGLCCQSREFKEWHGCRSTKGVTKGKYYYEVACHDQGLCRIGWSTSQAALDLGTDKYGFGFGGTGKKSNNKQFDSYGEEFTMHDTIGCYLDLDNSQMSFSKNGNDLGVAFEIPQNLKSQSFFASCVLKNAELRFNFGGESFKNAPKSGFVALDQAPEGHCVKSSQAGSAKVSQVKASSNAPKALIIEPSKELAEQTLNVVKNFQKYVENPKLRELLVIGGVPAKDQLAALEQGIDIVVGTPGRLDDLISTGKLVLSQVRFLVLDECDGLLSAGYTDFINRVHNQIPQVTSDGKRLQVIVCSATLHSFDVKKLSERIMHFPTWVDLKGEDSIPETVHHVVVPVNPKTDRLWERLGKNHIRTDEVHAKDNTRAGANSAEMWSEAIKLLKGEYTVRAIKEHKMDQAIIFCRTKIDCDNMEQYFIQQGGGPDSKTHQLSCVCLHGDRKPNERKTNLERFKKKEVRLLVCTDVAARGIDIHGVPYVINVTLPDEKQNYVHRIGRVGRAERMGLAISLVAMEKEKVWYHVCPNRGRGCYNTRLKDEGGCTIWYQEKELLSDIEEHLKCTITQCEPDIKVPLDEFDGKVSYGQRRKLTGGSYKGHVDALAPTVQELANLEREAQSSFLQLGYMPNQLFKAF; encoded by the exons ATGGCAGCGTTCGGTG AAATGGGCGTCATGCCTGAAATCGCGCAGGCTGTGGAGGAGATGGAATGGCT GCTGCCTACTGACATCCAGGCTGAGTCTATCCCTCTCATCCTCGGTGGAGGAGATGTACTCATG gcaGCAGAAACCGGCAGCGGTAAAACGGGG GCCTTCAGCATCCCAGTGATCCAGATTGTGTACGAGACCCTGAAGGACGAGCAGGAGGGCAAGAAGGGCCGAGGCTCCGTCAAGTCCGGAGGAGCAA ttttcaacaacTGGCAGATGAATCCTTACGACCGCAGTACAGCCTTCG CAATCGGTGCAGATGGACTGTGCTGCCAGAGCAGGGAGTTTAAAGAGTGGCACGGCTGCCGCTCTACAAAAGGTGTCACCAAAG gGAAGTACTATTATGAGGTGGCCTGTCACGATCAAGGTCTGTGCCGGATCGGCTGGTCCACCAGTCAGGCAGCACTGGACCTGG GAACTGATAAATATGGCTTTGGTTTTGgaggaactggaaagaaatCCAACAACAAGCAGTTTGACAGTTACGGAGAG GAGTTTACCATGCATGATACTATTGGATGCTACCTGGATCTGGACAACAGTCAAATGTCCTTCTCCAAAAATG GTAACGACCTCGGTGTGGCTTTTGAGATTCCTCAGAATCTGAAGAGTCAGAGCTTCTTTGCCTCCTGTGTGCTTAAG AATGCAGAGCTTAGGTTCAACTTTGGTGGAGAGAGCTTTAAAAACGCCCCAAAAAGTGGGTTTGTTGCCCTTGATCAGGCACCAGAGGGTCACTGCGTCAAATCCTCTCAGGCAG GCAGTGCTAAAGTCAGTCAGGTGAAAGCCTCCTCCAATGCGCCCAAAGCCCTGATCATCGAGCCGTCCAAAGAATTAGCAGAGCAAACTCTCAACGTCGTCAAAAACTTTCAGAAATATGTGGAAAACCCAAAACTCAG GGAACTGCTGGTGATCGGTGGTGTGCCTGCCAAGGATCAGCTGGCTGCTCTCGAACAGGGG ATCGACATCGTGGTGGGAACACCCGGCCGACTGGACGACCTCATTTCAACTGGGAAACTTGTTCTGTCCCAAGTCCGCTTCCTTGTCCTGGACGAGTGT GACGGCCTCCTCTCAGCAGGATATACAGATTTTATCAACAGGGTCCATAACCAAATCCCGCAGGTCACCTCTGATGGCAAGAGACTGCAG GTGATTGTGTGCTCCGCCACTCTGCATTCCTTTGACGTGAAGAAGTTGTCCGAGCGCATCATGCACTTCCCTACATGGGTGGACCTGAAGGGTGAGGACTCCATCCCAGAGACGGTCCATCACGTGGTGGTGCCGGTCAATCCTAAGACCGATCGGCTGTGGGAGCGACTGGGAAAGAACCACATCCGG aCTGATGAAGTCCATGCCAAAGATAACACCAGAGCAGGAGCCAATTCTGCAG AAATGTGGTCCGAGGCGATCAAGCTGCTGAAGGGCGAGTACACGGTGCGCGCCATCAAAGAGCACAAGATGGACCAGGCCATAATCTTCTGTCGCACCAAGATCGACTGTGACAACATGGAACAGTACTTCATCCAGCAAGGAGGAG GTCCAGACAGTAAAACCCACCAGCTGTCTTGTGTTTGTCTCCATGGCGATCGCAAGCCCAACGAGCGGAAAACTAACTTGGAGCGTTTCAAG AAAAAAGAGGTGAGACTGCTGGTCTGCACAGATGTAGCCGCCAGAGGAATTGACATCCACGGAGTTCCTTACG TGATCAACGTCACGCTCCCAGATGAGAAGCAGAACTATGTCCATCGTATCGGAAGAGTTGGAAGAGCTGAGAG AATGGGACTGGCCATCTCCTTAGTTGCTATGGAAAAAGAGAAG GTGTGGTACCACGTTTGCCCGAACCGGGGCCGAGGCTGCTACAACACCCGACTGAAGGACGAGGGCGGTTGCACCATCTGGTACCAGGAGAAAGAG CTCCTGTCAGACATTGAGGAGCACCTGAAGTGCACCATCACCCAGTGTGAGCCGGACATTAAAGTACCGTTGGATGAGTTCGATGGAAAGGTCTCGTATGGTCAGCGCAGGAAATTGACAG GTGGAAGCTACAAGGGTCATGTGGACGCGCTCGCTCCAACTGTCCAGGAACTGGCTAACCTGGAGAGAGAAGCCCAATCTTCCTTCCTGCAATTAGGATACATGCCAAACCAGCTTTTCAAAGCCTTCTGA